The following proteins are co-located in the Salvelinus namaycush isolate Seneca chromosome 31, SaNama_1.0, whole genome shotgun sequence genome:
- the LOC120026494 gene encoding hydroxycarboxylic acid receptor 2-like produces MANFTTTEDECCAFESPILDHVLPPILVLEFMFGLMGNVVALWMFIFHMDTWKPNSVYLTHLAVADSIVLFCLPFRADYYRRGKHWIHGDVMCRIMLFMLSANRSAGIFFLTAVAVDRYLKIVHPRNKINRMGLNCALWVSLGLWGLIIAATGYLLANEHFFYHNNQTQCESFNICMDFSPLSTWHNTLYVTQFFLPTAIVTFCTFCITWQLKNKTIDTGGKIKRAVQFVMAVALIFIICFFPSTVSRIAVWILKAWYNECQYFKEASLAFYTSVCFTYFNSVLNPIVYYFSSSAFSGTFQKLFNRLLGRKEEVQPAPTGTETSSANTVSGRSSNFQSMVQGEGLYSQSVSDLFIVI; encoded by the coding sequence ATGGCAAACTTCACTACTACGGAAGATGAGTGCTGCGCCTTTGAGTCTCCCATCCTGGACCATGTCCTGCCTCCCATCCTGGTGCTGGAGTTCATGTTTGGGCTGATGGGGAATGTTGTGGCTCTGTGGATGTTTATTTTCCACATGGACACCTGGAAGCCCAACTCTGTCTACCTCACACACCTGGCCGTTGCCGACTCCATCGTCCTGTTCTGTCTTCCATTCAGAGCCGACTACTACCGACGCGGCAAGCACTGGATCCATGGTGATGTCATGTGCCGGATTATGCTGTTCATGTTGTCGGCCAACCGCAGCGCTGGCATCTTCTTCCTCACTGCAGTGGCTGTCGACCGTTACCTCAAGATCGTTCACCCCAGGAACAAGATCAACCGGATGGGCCTGAACTGTGCTCTGTGGGTGTCTCTGGGCCTGTGGGGGCTGATCATCGCTGCAACCGGGTACCTGCTGGCCAACGAACACTTCTTCTACCACAACAACCAGACACAGTGCGAGAGCTTCAACATCTGCATGGACTTCAGCCCGCTGTCTACGTGGCACAACACCTTATACGTGACCCAGTTCTTCTTGCCCACCGCCATTGTCACCTTCTGCACCTTCTGCATCACCTGGCAGCTGAAGAACAAGACGATTGACACGGGGGGGAAGATCAAGCGGGCGGTGCAGTTTGTCATGGCCGTGGCACTCATCTTCATCATTTGCTTCTTCCCCAGCACAGTGTCTCGGATTGCTGTGTGGATCCTCAAGGCCTGGTACAACGAGTGCCAGTATTTCAAAGAGGCCAGTTTGGCGTTCTACACCTCTGTGTGTTTCACCTACTTCAACAGCGTGCTGAACCCCATCGTGTACTACTTCTCCAGCTCTGCCTTCAGTGGGACCTTCCAGAAGCTGTTCAACAGACTGctggggaggaaagaggaggtACAGCCAGCCCCGACTGGGACCGAGACCAGCAGTGCAAATACAGTGTCAGGGAGGAGTAGTAACTTCCAATCAATGGTCCAGGGTGAGGGCCTGTACTCGCAAAGTGTCTCAGacttattcattgtgatctaa
- the LOC120025829 gene encoding density-regulated protein-like isoform X2, protein MATTENAETCSPENKGGHHGSADPDTKCPKKVQYCGVCSLPTEYCEYMPEPSKCRQWLEKNFPDVFARMSVGNASKQDTGGVEVPPVGEEDEKKKQKRGGRGQIKQKKKTVPQKITIAKIPRAKKKYVTRVCGMNTFDIDLKEAQRFFAQKFSCGASVTAEDEIIIQGDFTDDIIDVIQEKWPEVDDDSIEDLGEVKK, encoded by the exons ATGGCTACTACTGAGAATGCAGAGACGTGTTCACCAGAAAACAAAGGAGGCCATCATGGGAGTGCTGACCCAGACACAAAGTGCCCAAAGAAAGTCCAGTATTGTGGCG tGTGCTCCTTGCCAACAGAGTACTGTGAGTACATGCCTGAGCCATCCAAATGCAGGCAGTGGCTGGAGAAGAACTTTCCAGATGTGTTTGCCAGGATGAGTGTAG GAAATGCTTCCAAGCAGGACACTGGCGGTGTAGAGGTGCCCCCTGTTGGTGAGGAGGATGAAAAGAAGAAGCAGAAGAGAG GTGGCAGAGGACAGATCAAACAGAAAAAGAAGACTGTCCCTCAGAAAATAACGATAGCTAAAATCCCCCGCGCCAAGAAGAAATATGTCACCCGAGTCTGTGGAATGAACACCTTTG ACATTGACCTTAAAGAGGCTCAGAGATTCTTTGCTCAGAAGTTCTCCTGCGGCGCCTCGGTGACGGCGGAGGATGAAATCATCATTCAGGGAGATTTTACAGATGACATCATCGATGTCATTCAGGAAAAGTGGCCTGAG GTGGATGACGACAGCATTGAAGATCTTGGAGAAGTCAAGAAGTGA
- the LOC120025829 gene encoding density-regulated protein-like isoform X1 codes for MATTENAETCSPENKGGHHGSADPDTKCPKKVQYCGVCSLPTEYCEYMPEPSKCRQWLEKNFPDVFARMSVGPVGNASKQDTGGVEVPPVGEEDEKKKQKRGGRGQIKQKKKTVPQKITIAKIPRAKKKYVTRVCGMNTFDIDLKEAQRFFAQKFSCGASVTAEDEIIIQGDFTDDIIDVIQEKWPEVDDDSIEDLGEVKK; via the exons ATGGCTACTACTGAGAATGCAGAGACGTGTTCACCAGAAAACAAAGGAGGCCATCATGGGAGTGCTGACCCAGACACAAAGTGCCCAAAGAAAGTCCAGTATTGTGGCG tGTGCTCCTTGCCAACAGAGTACTGTGAGTACATGCCTGAGCCATCCAAATGCAGGCAGTGGCTGGAGAAGAACTTTCCAGATGTGTTTGCCAGGATGAGTGTAG GTCCGGTAGGAAATGCTTCCAAGCAGGACACTGGCGGTGTAGAGGTGCCCCCTGTTGGTGAGGAGGATGAAAAGAAGAAGCAGAAGAGAG GTGGCAGAGGACAGATCAAACAGAAAAAGAAGACTGTCCCTCAGAAAATAACGATAGCTAAAATCCCCCGCGCCAAGAAGAAATATGTCACCCGAGTCTGTGGAATGAACACCTTTG ACATTGACCTTAAAGAGGCTCAGAGATTCTTTGCTCAGAAGTTCTCCTGCGGCGCCTCGGTGACGGCGGAGGATGAAATCATCATTCAGGGAGATTTTACAGATGACATCATCGATGTCATTCAGGAAAAGTGGCCTGAG GTGGATGACGACAGCATTGAAGATCTTGGAGAAGTCAAGAAGTGA